A genomic stretch from Triplophysa dalaica isolate WHDGS20190420 chromosome 4, ASM1584641v1, whole genome shotgun sequence includes:
- the mvk gene encoding mevalonate kinase, producing the protein MHARDCYVSAPGKAILHGEHAVVHGKVALAVSLNLRTYLRLQSTSNGKVCINLPNIDTFLSWEITALQPLLDGCREHAVLKQELDDDLLMRLRVFTGIADASTDTRSMAVLAFLYMYLSVFGEAESLASITVSVWSELPTGAGLGSSAAYNVCLAAGLLSARGITSSPLTPQQDSARWSKEEMDLINRWAFMGEKIIHGNPSGVDNAVGTWGCFLRYHDGNITPLDRVPVLRILLTNTKVPRSTKVLVSGVKDKINKFPAVMKPVLASVDAVSCTCEQTLTEMSARGPSAEHYNILEELIDINQHHLNVMGVGHSSLDTLCKITLAWGLHSKLTGAGGGGCGITLLRPETDASVIQSTVEELQACGFDCWETSIGGPGVQQHSSDALTRDILKILTSY; encoded by the exons ATGCATGCGAGGGACTGCTACGTTTCAGCACCGGGTAAAGCGATTCTGCACGGTGAGCATGCTGTGGTGCATGGAAAG GTCGCTCTGGCTGTGAGTTTGAACCTGCGCACATACTTGCGCCTGCAGTCCACATCAAATGGAAAAGTGTGCATCAATCTCCCCAATATTGACACTTTCCTGTCCTGGGAAATAACTGCACTGCAGCCTCTTCTGGATGGTTGTAGAG AACATGCAGTCCTGAAGCAGGAGCTTGATGACGATCTTTTGATGAGACTCCGTGTATTTACTGGCATTGCAGATGCTTCTACAGACACAAGAAGCATGGCTGTTTTGGCATTCCTTTACATGTACCTGTCTGTTTTTGGCGAGGCGGA GTCTCTAGCCAGTATCACAGTATCTGTGTGGTCAGAGTTGCCCACAGGAGCTGGTTTAGGCTCCAGTGCCGCCTATAATGTTTGCCTGGCTGCCGGCCTGCTGTCTGCCAGAGGGATCACATCCTCTCCTCTCACACCCCAACAGGATTCAGCCAG ATGGAGTAAAGAGGAGATGGATCTGATTAACAGGTGGGCGTTTATGGGTGAGAAGATCATCCACGGGAACCCTTCAGGGGTGGATAATGCTGTGGGTACATGGG GTTGTTTCTTAAGATACCATGACGGGAACATAACTCCACTAGACCG GGTCCCAGTTCTGAGAATCCTTCTTACTAACACCAAAGTACCACGCAGCACCAAAGTGCTTGTTTCTGGAGTTAAGGACAAAATTAACAAG TTTCCTGCTGTAATGAAGCCGGTGTTGGCGTCAGTCGACGCTGTGTCCTGCACCTGTGAACAGACTCTAACGGAGATGTCTGCACGTGGACCTTCAGCTGAGCATTACAACATACTCGAG GAGCTGATTGATATAAACCAGCACCATCTGAACGTGATGGGTGTGGGTCACTCCTCTTTGGACACCCTGTGTAAGATCACCCTGGCTTGGGGTCTACACAGCAAACTGACGGGGGCCGGAGGGGGAGGCTGTGGAATCACTCTGCTCCGACCAG AAACAGATGCATCAGTGATCCAGAGCACCGTTGAGGAGCTGCAGGCTTGTGGCTTTGACTGCTGGGAGACGAGTATCGGAGGTCCAGGAGTACAGCAGCACTCTTCTGATGCACTCACACGGGACATACTGAAGATACTTACCAGCTACTGA
- the mmab gene encoding corrinoid adenosyltransferase isoform X2 encodes MASVVLRSTNRVIRLTTCARIKQMQSVCCVQSRYARYASTSEEDRRTPKIYTKTGDKGFSSTFTGERRPKEDHIFEALGTTDELSSVIGLAREFCFDKGHSFTDQLDKIQCVLQDVGSNIATPLSSARDSHIKKTKFSSQPVTELERWIDSFTEELPPLTNFILPSGGKSSAALHVARAVCRRAERCVAPIVRSGEADPEVAKYLNRLSDYLFTLARYAAMKEGNAETIYNRPE; translated from the exons ATGGCATCTGTCGTGCTCAGATCTACAAATCGGGTCATTCGTTTGACTACGTGCGCGAGAATAAAGCAGATGCAGTCCGTGTGTTGTGTTCAGAGCAG ATACGCAAGATACGCCAGCACATCTGAGGAAGACAGAAGAACACcgaaaatatacacaaaaacagGAGATAAAG GCTTTTCCAGTACTTTCACAGGTGAGAGGCGACCAAAGGAGGATCATATATTTGAGGCTTTGGGAACGACAGATGAATTATCATCTGTAATTGG GTTAGCCAGAGAATTTTGCTTCGACAAAGGTCATTCATTTACAGACCAGTTGGATAAG ATCCAATGTGTCCTGCAGGATGTGGGGTCAAACATTGCTACCCCTCTATCATCAGCTAGAGACAGTCACATCA aaaagacAAAGTTCAGCTCCCAGCCAGTGACAGAACTGGAGAGATGGATTGATTCGTTCACAGAAGAGCTGCCTCCGCTCACTAACTTCATACTACCT TCAGGAGGTAAAAGCAGTGCCGCTTTACATGTAGCCAGGGCAGTTTGTCGACGGGCGGAACGCTG TGTTGCCCCTATTGTCCGTTCTGGAGAGGCAGATCCTGAAGTTGCCAAATATCTGAACAG aTTGAGCGACTACTTGTTCACCTTGGCTAGATATGCTGCAATGAAAGAGGGCAATGCAGAAACCATCTACAACAGACCTGAGTAG
- the mmab gene encoding corrinoid adenosyltransferase isoform X1: MASVVLRSTNRVIRLTTCARIKQMQSVCCVQSRYARYASTSEEDRRTPKIYTKTGDKGFSSTFTGERRPKEDHIFEALGTTDELSSVIGLAREFCFDKGHSFTDQLDKIQCVLQDVGSNIATPLSSARDSHIKKTKFSSQPVTELERWIDSFTEELPPLTNFILPSGGKSSAALHVARAVCRRAERCVAPIVRSGEADPEVAKYLNRGVRHADLRDNAEHNSEALMPVHPLLTSLYHPDGSGVFLNKRSVFRSQFPLKDQ; encoded by the exons ATGGCATCTGTCGTGCTCAGATCTACAAATCGGGTCATTCGTTTGACTACGTGCGCGAGAATAAAGCAGATGCAGTCCGTGTGTTGTGTTCAGAGCAG ATACGCAAGATACGCCAGCACATCTGAGGAAGACAGAAGAACACcgaaaatatacacaaaaacagGAGATAAAG GCTTTTCCAGTACTTTCACAGGTGAGAGGCGACCAAAGGAGGATCATATATTTGAGGCTTTGGGAACGACAGATGAATTATCATCTGTAATTGG GTTAGCCAGAGAATTTTGCTTCGACAAAGGTCATTCATTTACAGACCAGTTGGATAAG ATCCAATGTGTCCTGCAGGATGTGGGGTCAAACATTGCTACCCCTCTATCATCAGCTAGAGACAGTCACATCA aaaagacAAAGTTCAGCTCCCAGCCAGTGACAGAACTGGAGAGATGGATTGATTCGTTCACAGAAGAGCTGCCTCCGCTCACTAACTTCATACTACCT TCAGGAGGTAAAAGCAGTGCCGCTTTACATGTAGCCAGGGCAGTTTGTCGACGGGCGGAACGCTG TGTTGCCCCTATTGTCCGTTCTGGAGAGGCAGATCCTGAAGTTGCCAAATATCTGAACAG GGGAGTGAGACACGCAGACCTGAGAGACAACGCTGAACATAATTCTGAAGCTCTTATGCCGGTACATCCACTGCTGACTTCGCTGTATCATCCAGATGGTTCAGGAGTGTTCCTCAACAAAAGATCAGTGTTTAGAAGCCAGTTCCCATTGAAAGATCAATAA
- the ube3b gene encoding ubiquitin-protein ligase E3B, with product MFTTTQISKTQFLDKARVAREERKGYKEKERAATQIQALVRRFICRCKLQREIRQEVDDFFAAIDAVSAKRNALSIFKIARKLLFILGKDDKLRFEKLCRTILSSMEVENEPKVWYVSLALSKDLTIPWLKQIKDVLWVSCEFLKKLKPDILQDNKLVTMYLTMLITFTDTSTWKILRGKGEALKPALNRICENIMGYLNQKGFYSVLQILLTNGLARSRPSLSKGTLTAIFTLSLRPVIAAHFSDNLLRSFLLHIMSVPAFISHLNTLTPDCMITIQTHDLFRKFVLFLSREEQCLDICVCLEGSHTLCLLGNLIQLGYFNVKVLEQEASHFVKDLIDMLSYCQRYVFQKKSNLTHWHPVLGWFSQTVDYGLNESMPLVTKQLQCLWGVPVICTLFCDVLSKKLETQEPTPPPLPQANTLQNNLPVKNLFKRAFQKSASVRNILKPVGGKRVDSAEVQKVCSICVLYQTALTTLTQIRLQILTGLTYLDELLPKLWAFICELGPQGGLRLFMECLSNDTEESKQLLAMLMLFCDCSRHLITILDDIEVYEEQISFKMEELVTISSFLNTFVFKMIWDGILENAKGEKLDLFHSVHGWLMVLYERDCRRKFTPEDHWLRKDLKPSLLFQELEKGKKRAQLLLQYIPHVIPHKNRVLLFRNIVTKEKETLGLVETSSASPHVTHITIRRSRMLEDGYDQLRRLPVNSIKGVIRVKFVNDLGVDEAGIDQDGVFKEFLEEIIKKVFNPALNLFKTTSGNERLYPSPTSSIHENHLQLYEFVGKMLGKAMYEGIVVDVPFASFFLSQVLGHHHSTFYSSIDELPSLDSEFYKNLTSIKRYDGDVSDLGLTLSYDEEVMGQLVCHELIPGGKTMPVTNENKISYIHLMAHFRMHTQIKEQTAAFIRGFRSIINHEWLHMFSTPEVQRLISGDNAEIDLDDLKKHTVYYGGFHSSHRVILWLWDILSSDFSPEERAMFLKFVTSCSRPPLLGFAYLKPPFSIRCVEVSDDQDTGDTLGSVLRGFFTIRKKEPGGRLPTSSTCFNLLKLPNYSKKSILRDKLRYAISMNTGFELS from the exons ATGTTCACCACTACCCAGATCTCCAAAACCCAGTTCCTGGATAAAGCCAGGGTGGCAAGGGAGGAGAGAAAGGGCTataaggagaaagagagagcggcCACTCAAATTCAGGCTTTGGTCAGAAGATTTATCTGTCGTTGCAAGCTTCAAAGGGAAATCAG ACAAGAAGTTGATGATTTCTTTGCAGCCATTGATGCAGTTTCAGCAAAAAGAAATGCATTATCTATCTTCAAAATTGCGAGAAAGTTATTATTCATATTGGGCAAAGATGATAAGTTG AGATTTGAAAAGCTTTGTCGAACCATACTAAGTAGCATGGAGGTCGAGAATGAACCAAAA GTGTGGTATGTATCGCTAGCCCTTTCAAAAGACCTCACCATCCCCTGGCTCAAACAGATCAAAGATGTCCTCTGGGTCTCTTGCGAATTCTTAAAGAAACTGAAG CCTGACATACTGCAAGATAATAAATTGGTGACTATGTATCTGACAATGCTGATAACCTTCACAGACACATCCACATGGAAAATCCTTCGAGGGAAAG gcgaAGCCCTCAAGCCTGCCTTAAACAGGATTTGTGAGAACATCATGGGATATCTCAATCAGAAGGGCTTTTACTCTGTATTACAG ATTCTGCTTACCAATGGTCTGGCAAGATCTCGACCTTCCCTTTCCAAAGGAACCCTCACAGCCATTTTTACGCTGTCACTCAG GCCTGTTATCGCTGCACATTTCTCAGACAACCTGCTGAGGTCTTTTCTTCTCCACATCATGTCCGTTCCAGCTTTCATCTCGCACCTTAACACACTCACTCCAGAT TGTATGATCACTATCCAGACTCACGATCTCTTCCGCAAGTTTGTCTTATTTCTGAGCCGAGAGGAGCAGTGTTTGGATATCTGTGTCTGTCTGGAGGGAAGCCACACTCTCTGCTTACTTG GCAACCTCATTCAGTTGggatattttaatgtaaaagtcCTGGAGCAGGAAGCAAGTCACTTTGTCAAGGATCTGATAGATATGCTGTCATACTGTCAGAGATACGTCTTTCAGAAGAAATCCAACCTCACCCACTGGCATCCAGTTTTGGGCTGGTTTTCCCAGACTGTTGACTATGG gctTAATGAGTCTATGCCGCTGGTAACTAAGCAGTTACAGTGTTTATGGGGCGTGCCTGTGATCTGCACACTCTTCTGTGATGTTCTCAGCAAAAAGCTGGAGACGCAAGAACCCACCCCACCACCCCTGCCTCAGGCAAACACGCTACAGAATAACCTGCCCGTCAAAA ATCTGTTCAAGCGAGCGTTCCAGAAGTCAGCGTCTGTGAGGAACATACTGAAACCAGTCGGAGGGAAGCGGGTCGACTCAGCCGAGGTCCAGAAGGTGTGCAGTATATGTGTGCTGTATCAGACGGCACTCACCACTCTCACGCAGATCCGCCTGCAGATTCTCACAG GACTGACATATTTAGATGAGCTGCTGCCCAAGCTGTGGGCCTTTATCTGTGAGCTTGGGCCACAGGGTGGCCTCCGACTATTTATGGAGTGTCTCAGTAATGACACAGAGGAGTCTAAACAGCTTCTGGCCATGTTAATGCTCTTCTGTGATTGCTCCAGACATCTCATTAC GATTCTGGATGACATAGAGGTGTATGAGGAAcagatttcatttaaaatggaagAGCTTGTCACCATCTCCTCTTTCCTCAACACATTTGTGTTCAAGATGATCTGGGATGGTATTTTAG AAAATGCTAAAGGGGAGAAGTTAGATTTGTTTCATAGCGTTCATGGCTGGCTAATGGTTCTGTACGAGCGAGACTGTCGCAGGAAATTCACACCTGAAGATCACTGGCTTCGCAA AGACCTGAAGCCTAGTCTTTTATTTCAAGAGCTGGAGAAGGGCAAGAAGAGAGCACAGCTGCTACTTCAGTACATTCCTCATGTCATCCCACATAAAAAT AGGGTGCTGCTGTTCCGTAACATTGtgacaaaagagaaagagacttTAGGATTGGTTGAGACAAGCTCCGCCTCACCACATGTTACTCACATAACTATTCGTCGCTCGCGCATGTTGGAG GATGGTTATGATCAACTGCGGCGTCTGCCTGTGAACTCCATTAAAGGAGTGATTCGAGTGAAGTTTGTGAATGATTTAGGAGTGGACGAGGCTGGAATCGATCAGGATGGTGTATTCAAAGAGTTCTTAGAAGAGATCATCAAGAAGGTTTTCAACCCAGCGCTCAACCTATTTAAG ACCACCAGTGGGAATGAGAGATTATACCCCTCCCCAACCTCCAGCATCCACGAGAACCACCTTCAGCTGTATGAATTTGTTGGAAAGATGCTGGGAAAGGCCATGTATGAAGGGATCGTGGTAGACGTGCCGTTCGCCTCTTTTTTTCTCAGTCAGGTTCTGGGTCACCATCACAGCACCTTCTATAGCTCCATAGATGAGCTGCCCTCCCTCGACTCAGAGTTCTACAAGAACCTCACTTCCATAAAG CGTTACGATGGAGACGTCAGTGACCTGGGCCTAACTTTATCTTATGATGAAGAGGTGATGGGGCAG TTAGTCTGTCATGAGCTCATTCCTGGGGGAAAGACCATGCCTGTCACTAATGAAAACAA GATCAGCTACATCCACCTGATGGCTCACTTCCGCATGCACACCCAGATCAAAGAGCAGACGGCAGCCTTTATCAGAGGCTTCCGCAGCATCATCAACCACGAGTGGCTTCACATGTTCTCCACCCCCGAGGTTCAGAGACTCATCTCGGGAGACAATGCTGAGATAGACCTGGATGATCTCAA GAAACACACTGTTTACTATGGAGGTTTCCATAGCAGCCACCGAGTCATTCTTTGGCTATGGGACATCCTCTCCAGCGATTTCTCCCCTGAGGAAAGAGCCATGTTTCTGAag TTTGTCACCAGCTGCTCAAGACCTCCCCTGCTTGGATTTGCCTACCTCAAGCCCCCTTTCTCCATCCGCTGTGTGGAAGTATCGGACGACCAG GACACGGGGGACACTTTAGGCAGCGTCCTGCGTGGCTTCTTCACCATTCGTAAGAAGGAGCCAGGCGGCCGTCTCCCAACCTCCTCCACTTGCTTCAACCTTCTTAAGCTGCCCAACTACAGCAAGAAGAGCATCCTCAGAGATAAACTCCGCTACGCCATCAGCATGAATACAGGCTTTGAGCTTTCATAA
- the kctd10 gene encoding BTB/POZ domain-containing adapter for CUL3-mediated RhoA degradation protein 3 produces the protein MAQVGLFPIYYHEKTATPRTRTARDPQPRARVWVATGSDPIPDPFQEARKNRGISMEEMSGESVVSSAVPAATTRTTSFKGSSPSSKYVKLNVGGALYYTTMQTLTKQDTMLKAMFSGRMEVLTDSEGWILIDRCGKHFGTILNYLRDGVVPLPESRRETEELLAEAKYYLVQGLVDECQAALQNKDAYAPFCKVPLVTSSKEEQRLIATANKPTVKLLYNRSNNKYSYTSNSDDNMLKNIELFDKLSLRFNGRVLFIKDVIGDEICCWSFYGQGRKIAEVCCTSIVYATEKKQTKVEFPEARIYEETLNILLYESQDGRGPDNALLEATGGAAGRSHHIDEDEERERIERVRRIHIKRPDDRTHHHQ, from the exons ATGGCCCAGGTGGGGTTATTTCCCATCTACTATCATGAAAAAACTGCGACTCCGCGTACTCGTACTGCGCGCGACCCGCAACCCCGTGCACGAGTTTGGGTTGCGACCGGAAGTGATCCGATTCCAGACCCGTTCCAGGAGGCCCGAAAGAATCGGGGTATTTCTATG GAAGAGATGTCAGGAGAAAGTGTGGTGAGCTCGGCTGTGCCGGCAGCTACAACACGGACCACCTCTTTTAAGGGGTCCAGTCCTAGCTCCAAGTATGTCAAGCTGAATGTTGGGGGAGCGCTATACTACACCACCATGCAGACCCTGACCAAGCAGGACACCATGTTAAAGGCAATGTTTAGCGGCCGTATGGAGGTCCTCACTGATAGCGAAg GTTGGATTCTGATTGACAGGTGTGGAAAGCACTTTGGGACCATTCTGAACTACTTGAGGGACGGCGTCGTCCCGCTACCTGAGAGCCGGAGGGAGACAGAGGAGTTGTTGGCAGAGGCAAAATATTATTTGGTGCAGGGGCTGGTCGACGAATGTCAGGCAGCTTTACAG aacaaaGATGCATATGCACCATTTTGTAAAGTTCCATTAGTGACATCATCCAAAGAGGAACAGAGACTGATTGCCACCGCCAATAAG CCTACAGTCAAACTGCTGTACAATAGGAGTAACAATAAATATTCTTATACAAG CAACTCTGATGACAACATGTTGAAGAACATTGAGCTGTTTGACAAGCTGTCCCTGAGGTTCAACGGTCGAGTGCTCTTCATCAAGGACGTGATTGGCGATGAAATCTGTTGCTGGTCCTTTTATGGCCAGGGCAGAAAGATCGCAGAGGTGTGCTGCACCTCAATAGTCTACGCTACTGAGAAGAAGCAAACCAAG GTTGAGTTCCCAGAGGCTCGGATTTATGAAGAGACTCTCAACATCCTGCTCTATGAGTCTCAAGATGGACGTGGGCCAGACAATGCACTCCTGGAGGCCACTGGGGGCGCTGCAGGTCGATCTCACCACATCGATGAGGACGAAGAAAGGGAGCGTATCGAAAGAGTGCGAAGGATTCACATAAAGCGCCCTGATGACCGCACTCACCACCACCAGTGA
- the myo1ha gene encoding unconventional myosin-Ih, whose product MQGRKVKLGQLDLEGALIARDRVGIQDFVLLDAHNSETAFLDNLKKRFSEDLIYTYIGTLLISVNPYKELDIFSKKQMDLYMGVNFFELPPHIYALADNAYHTMLTEANNNFILICGESGAGKTEASKKILQFYAVSCPSTTLLDTVRDRMLMSNPVLEAFGNAKTMKNDNSSRFGKYMDIQFDSQGDAVGGHILSYLLEKSRVVHQNHGERNFHIFYQLVEGGEEDLLRHLGLERDTKRYCYLVQGECSNVSSINDKNDWKTVKNALLVVDFSTSDIEHLFGIIASVLHLGNVHFDGDSKGYAILNSNAALRWVSKLLGVHVQVLQEALTYRKIEAKSEEVLSPFTVDHAVYARDALAKAIYGRTFTWLVNRINESLENMDSNRKTVIGLLDIYGFEVFTVNSFEQFCINYCNEKLQQLFIQLTLKAEQEEYEAEGIGWEPVQFFNNKIICDLVEEKHRGIISVLDEECLRPGDATDLTFLEKLEEKMGNHPHFLTHKLADKKTRKTLERGDFRLLHYAGEVTYCVVGFIDKNNDLLYKNIKDVLRLSKNPIIQQCFPVTQEDSKRRPETVATQFKNSLQRLTEILTAKEAWYVRCLKSNDNKQPGKFDEVLVKHQVKYLGLMEHLRVRRAGFAYRRRYEVFLKRYKALCPATWPHWRGVPAEGVEKLVQHLGYQPDEYKMGRTKIFIRYARTLFATEDAFEICKHDLATKLQAKYKGYRAKGEFRKQKEAATKIETCWRGVQARKERDRRAWAVKVIKKFIKGYMTRREAKTTDNSEYLAFVRQSYLNRLKNNLPKTVLDKTTWLTPPPVISETSEILRQLHTRMMVRKYVRGITPQRKALLQQKVVTSSIFKGKKDSYPQSISVPFVDTRISDQDINMRVLQTIKNERIKYSVPVVKYDRNGFKSRQRQLIFTQTAVYMVEEAKIKQRVGYVSLKGVSVSNLGDSIMILHVAFDDPKQKGDLILECEHLFETLTKLAMVTNKQNDIKVLQGSIKFEIKAGKENCVDFSTGQEPMVYKGKNGHLMVVAPWIKPR is encoded by the exons GAAAGGTTAAGCTGGGTCAGCTGGACTTGGAGGGAGCACTGATTGCCAGAGACCGAGTTGGCATCCAGGATTTTGTGCTTCTCGATGCCCACAACAGTGAGACGGCCTTCCTAGACAATCTAAAGAAACGTTTCTCAGAGGATTTGATATAC ACTTATATAGGTACTTTGCTGATATCCGTGAATCCATATAAAGAGCTGGACATCTTCAGTAAAAAGCAGATGGACCTCTACATGGGGGTGAACTTCTTTGAGCTTCCACCACACAT TTACGCATTAGCAGATAATGCTTACCACACCATGCTAACAGAAGCCAACAACAATTTCATTCTGATATGCGGAGAGAGTGGGGCGGGGAAAACAGAGGCCTCCAAAAAAATCCTGCAGTTCTATGCGGTTAGCTGTCCGAGCACTACTCTACTGGACACCGTGAGAGATCGCATGCTCATGTCCAACCCTGTACTAGAG GCTTTTGGAAATGCAAAGACGATGAAAAATGATAACTCTAGTCGTTTTGGGAAGTATATGGACATTCAGTTTGACAGCCAG GGAGATGCTGTCGGTGGCCATATCCTCAGCTATCTGCTGGAAAAGTCCAGAGTGGTCCATCAAAACCACGGAGAGAGAAACTTTCACATCTTTTACCAGCTGGTAGAGGGAGGGGAGGAGGACCTACTGAGGCACCTGGGCTTGGAGAGAGATACCAAGCGTTATTGCTATCTGGTGCAG GGTGAATGTTCCAATGTGAGCTCCATTAATGATAAGAATGACTGGAAAACAGTTAAAAATGCTCTGTTGGTCGTTGACTTTTCTACTAGCGACATTGAG CACCTCTTTGGGATTATAGCTAGTGTGCTTCATCTGGGGAATGTGCACTTTGATGGTGACTCCAAAGGTTATGCTATTCTGAACTCAAATGCAGCACTACGCTGGGTATCTAAG CTGTTAGGGGTCCACGTGCAAGTGCTTCAGGAAGCCCTTACATATAGGAAGATTGAAGCCAAATCAGAGGAG GTACTGAGCCCATTCACTGTGGATCATGCAGTCTACGCCAGAGATGCACTGGCAAAAGCCATATACGGCCGTACCTTCACATGGCTCGTCAACAGGATCAATGAATCTCTGGAGAATATG gaCTCTAATAGGAAGACAGTCATTGGATTGTTGGACATCTATGGATTTGAGGTATTCACTGTCAACAG tttCGAACAATTCTGCATAAATTACTGCAATGAGAAGCTCCAGCAACTCTTCATTCAGTTGACACTAAAGGCTGAACAGGAAGAATATGAAGCGGAAGGAATTGGG TGGGAGCCGGTGCAGTTCTTcaacaataaaatcatctgtgACCTGGTTGAGGAGAAGCATAGAGGAATCATCTCTGTGCTG GATGAGGAGTGTTTGAGGCCAGGAGATGCCACAGATCTCACATTTCTTGAGAAGCTTGAGGAGAAAATGGGCAATCATCCGCACTTCTTGAC GCATAAACTGGCTGATAAGAAGACACGTAAGACACTTGAGAGAGGAGACTTTCGTCTGCTTCATTATGCAGGGGAGGTGACCTATTGCGTTGTGG GGTTCATTGACAAAAACAATGATCTTTTGTATAAGAACATCAAAGAT GTGTTGCGCCTGTCAAAAAATCCCATAATTCAGCAGTGCTTTCCAGTCACTCAAGAAGACAGCAAAAGAAGGCCTGAGACA GTGGCCACTCAGTTTAAGAATAGCCTTCAGAGGCTGACAGAGATTCTGACGGCTAAGGAGGCATGGTATGTGCGATGTCTCAAGTCCAATGACAATAAACAACCAG GCAAGTTCGATGAAGTTCTAGTGAAACATCAGGTGAAATATCTGGGGTTGATGGAGCACCTGAGGGTCAGACGAGCGGGATTTGCATATAGGCGTAGATATGAAGTCTTTTTAAAGAG GTATAAAGCACTTTGTCCTGCAACATGGCCCCACTGGAGGGGAGTTCCTGCAGAAGGGGTGGAAAAACTAGTTCAGCATCTGGGCTACCAGCCTGATGAATATAAAATGGGCAg gacaaaaatatttatacgaTATGCTAGGACTCTATTTGCCACTGAAGATGCTTTTGAAATCTGCAAACATGACCTGG CTACGAAATTACAAGCCAAATATAAAGGATACAGAGCCAAAGGAGAGTTCAGAAAACAGAAAGAGGCtg CTACGAAAATAGAGACCTGCTGGAGAGGGGTGCAGGCACGgaaggagagagacaggagagcCTGGGCTGTCAAAGTTATTAAAAA GTTTATTAAGGGCTACATGACACGTCGAGAGGCAAAAACTACAGACAACTCAGAGTACCTGGCTTTCGTCAGACAGAGCTACCTCAATCGACTAAAGAATAACTTACCAAAGACGGTGCTGGACAAGACCACATGGCTGACCCCACCTCCAGTTATTTCAGAG ACCTCTGAGATTTTGCGTCAGCTGCACACTCGTATGATGGTGAGGAAGTATGTGCGTGGAATCACACCTCAGAGAAAAGCGCTG CTACAACAAAAAGTAGTAACCAGTTCAATCTTTAAGGGAAAGAAGGACAGCTATCCTCAGAGCATCAGTGTACCTTTTGTGGACACCAGAATCA GTGACCAAGATATAAACATGAGGGTTCTTCAGACCATAAAAAATGAACGTATCAAG TACAGTGTTCCTGTGGTGAAGTATGACAGGAATGGATTTAAATCCAGACAAAGACAGCTAATCTTCACCCAGACTGCTGTGTACATGGTAGAAGAAGCTAAGATCAAACAGAGAGTTGGCTATGTGTCTTTAAAAG GTGTTTCTGTCAGTAATTTGGGTGACTCCATCATGATTCTCCATGTTGCTTTTGATGATCCAAAACAAAAG GGCGACCTTATACTGGAGTGTGAACACCTGTTTGAAACTTTGACCAAACTGGCTATGGTCACAAACAAGCAGAATGACATCAAGGTGCTTCAAGGAAG CATTAAGTTTGAGATCAAAGCAGGCAAGGAAAACTGTGTTGACTTCAGTACTGGACAAGAGCCTATGGTTTATAAAGGCAAAAATGGCCATCTGATGGTG GTGGCTCCATGGATCAAACCTCGATGA